The genome window GGCGTCGGCGGTGACCGCCCGGTCATCTTCCCGGCGCATATACTGGTTTACCAGCCGCAATAGACGTAAGGCGGCCGCGATGCCAAGAGAAGGACACTATATCAACCGCAGCAATTGGCTGCGCGCCGCCGTGCTGGGGGCCAATGACGGTATCGTCTCCTCCGCCAGTTTGTTGGTCGGGGTGAGTGCGGCTGGCATGGCGCATGGTAACGTCGTGTTGACGGGGCTTGCCGGGCTCACCGCAGGGGCGCTGTCAATGGCGGCGGGGGAGTATGTCTCTGTTTCCGCGCAGGCGGACGTAGAGAAAGCCGATCTGGAACGCGAGCGCGTGGCGCTGATCGAAGACCCGGATTACGAACTTAGTGAGCTTGCCGAGGGGCTGGAGAACCGGGGCGTAGAAAGTGACCTTGCACTAGAGGTGGCCGCCCAGATGACGGATCATGACGCCCTTGGTGCCCACGCTAGGGAAGAGTTGGGGATGTTTGGTCTCGCCGGACAGGCTGATCCGTTGCAGGCGGCGGGGGCTTCTGCATTTGCCTTCGCACTCGGGGGCGGTCTGCCTTTGATCGCCGCGATTGTAACGCCTTCAGGCACGCGCGGTGCCTGTGTCGCATTGGTGGCGGTGTTTGCGCTGGTGTTGCTGGGGATAGGGGGTGCACGGTTGGGCGGCGCGCCTGTGTGGCCTGCGATCCGGCGGGTGGTGTTCTGGGGCGGGCTGGCTATGGCAGTAACCGCGGGTGTCGGTCAGCTTTTCGGCGCGGTGGGTTAGGCCTGCACACTGCCCCGCCCGCATGGAAGGGTGTCACTAATCCATTCGGACGGTAGATTATAGAATGGATCGGCCCAAAGAAAAAGGCCGGCCCTTTTCAGAACCGACCCTTCCGCATTCATATTACGCGTAAGTTATTCACGGTTACCGAAAAGCGACAGCAACATCATGAACATGTTGATGAAGTTCAGGTAAAGGTTCAGCGCACCCATGATGGCGGCTTTGCCCAGCCACTCGGTGTCGCCATGGTGCGCATGGGCCAGATATTCCGTCTTGATGCGCTGGGTGTCATAGGCAGTAAGACCCGCGAAGATCAGCACGCCAAGGGCCGAAATCGCAAACATCAGCGCCGAAGAGGCGAGGAAGATGTTCACGATCGACGCCACGACAAGACCGATCACACCCATGATGAGGAAGCTGCCCCATGCTGAGATGTCTTTCTTGGTGGTGTAGCCCCATAGCGACAGACCCGCGAACGCGATCGAGGTGATCAAAAAGATCTGCGCGATAGAATAACCTGTGAAGACCAAGAAGATTGAGCTGATTGAAACGCCCATCACCGCAGCAAATGCGTAGAACACAACCTGCGCCGTGGCCGCCGACATCTTGTTGATCATGGCGCTAAAGCCAAAGACAAAGGCCAGCGGCGCAAACATCACAACCCATTTCAACGGGGAGGCGTAAAGCGCATAGCCCAATTGTGTCAGGTATTTATCTTGGCTGAGCTGCGCCGCAGCTGCGGACGGATCAGATGTGACAGATAGACCCGAGATGGCCCAAGCAGCGGCAAAGGTGATCAACATGCCAACCGACATGGTGCCATACACCTTATTCATATGCGCGCGCAGCCCCGCGTCGATCGCAGAGGCGTGCGACCCGGCAGCAGAGCGAATTGAATTGACGTCAGCCATTTAGTGACTCCCATTGGCAAAGTTGCGTGTCGCAAACAAGCCGACACGTTCTTGGGTTTGAATATCGGGCCTGATGGGCTGAATTTCAAGTGTCTTGCTGTCTGATTTCAGGGTGATAGCCGCAGGTTTCGACAGATGTGCATCGCATGGCCAACGGGGAAGGGGCGGATTGCTCTTTGTTGTCTATCAGGGCCCCGTAAACAGCCTCGATAGGCGGAAAACCCCCGTCACCTGCCGCATATCTGCGCAAGAGGGAAAACAAGAAGTCCAATACCATAAATAGATTAAATTTAGGAACTGAAAGATACTCTGGGAACCGATTGATATCTTTTGCGTTCATCCACTGGTTGCTGGGCGGGAACTAGTACGCCTAAGGAAAATTGGGTCATTCGTCCCCGCCCGGCTAAGAGGAAACAAGAGCATTGCACCGCCTAGGGTTGCAGTTGATAGAGGCGGATATTTACCATTGTGTGAAATTTCTTTGCTGAATTCGACGCAACCATTATAATTAAGGGAAGGCCCCATGCGCAACCAATGCGGTACTGCGCTGGGTGACGGCGCAATTCGTTCATGTTCGGAAATGAGATTGGCACGGTAGCATGTGCCCTATAAGGAATATGCTAGATGGTACATGTAGTTGATGTTCACGTCGGAAAACGCATCCGGCAACGACGCTGGCTAACAGGGATGACCCAGCAACGGCTGGCAGAACTCGTTGGCATTAAATTTCAGCAGATACAAAAATATGAGACTGGCGCGAACCGCGTGAGCGCTTCACGGCTGTGGGATATCGCAGATGCCCTCGACGTGCCGGTGCCTTTCTTCTTCGAAGGGCTGAAGGAAGATGAAGCCGATGCACCGATAGACGGTCTGCCTGCTGATCTGATGGCTGACAAAGAAGCGATGGAGTTGGTCCGCTCGTATTATGCCATTCCAGAGAACCAGCGGCGCAGGCTGTTT of Sulfitobacter sp. DSM 110093 contains these proteins:
- a CDS encoding VIT family protein, giving the protein MPREGHYINRSNWLRAAVLGANDGIVSSASLLVGVSAAGMAHGNVVLTGLAGLTAGALSMAAGEYVSVSAQADVEKADLERERVALIEDPDYELSELAEGLENRGVESDLALEVAAQMTDHDALGAHAREELGMFGLAGQADPLQAAGASAFAFALGGGLPLIAAIVTPSGTRGACVALVAVFALVLLGIGGARLGGAPVWPAIRRVVFWGGLAMAVTAGVGQLFGAVG
- a CDS encoding Bax inhibitor-1/YccA family protein: MADVNSIRSAAGSHASAIDAGLRAHMNKVYGTMSVGMLITFAAAWAISGLSVTSDPSAAAAQLSQDKYLTQLGYALYASPLKWVVMFAPLAFVFGFSAMINKMSAATAQVVFYAFAAVMGVSISSIFLVFTGYSIAQIFLITSIAFAGLSLWGYTTKKDISAWGSFLIMGVIGLVVASIVNIFLASSALMFAISALGVLIFAGLTAYDTQRIKTEYLAHAHHGDTEWLGKAAIMGALNLYLNFINMFMMLLSLFGNRE
- a CDS encoding helix-turn-helix transcriptional regulator; translated protein: MVHVVDVHVGKRIRQRRWLTGMTQQRLAELVGIKFQQIQKYETGANRVSASRLWDIADALDVPVPFFFEGLKEDEADAPIDGLPADLMADKEAMELVRSYYAIPENQRRRLFELARVLSDVA